A part of Sulfurifustis variabilis genomic DNA contains:
- the msrA gene encoding peptide-methionine (S)-S-oxide reductase MsrA, producing MTGAAFAGPGDEAPLAKATFAGGCFWCMEPPFDALDGVVSTTSGYTGGAKPDPTYKEVSLGGTGHVEAVQILYDPRKISYERLLEVYWMNVDPFDPGGQFCDRGEQYATAIFYHDESQRRAAERSKEAIAARFPHPIVTPLRPAAAFYAAEEYHQDYYVKNPVRYKFYRYTCGRDRQLEKVWGRSEPQ from the coding sequence ATGACGGGCGCCGCATTCGCCGGCCCGGGGGACGAGGCGCCGCTCGCGAAGGCGACGTTTGCCGGAGGATGTTTCTGGTGCATGGAGCCGCCGTTCGACGCGCTCGACGGCGTGGTGTCCACCACCTCCGGCTACACGGGCGGCGCGAAACCCGACCCCACGTACAAGGAGGTCTCACTCGGCGGCACCGGTCATGTCGAAGCGGTGCAGATCCTCTACGACCCGCGGAAGATCAGCTACGAGCGGCTCCTCGAGGTGTACTGGATGAACGTCGACCCCTTCGATCCCGGCGGTCAGTTCTGCGACCGGGGCGAGCAGTACGCCACCGCGATCTTCTACCACGACGAGTCCCAGCGAAGGGCCGCGGAGCGATCGAAGGAGGCGATCGCGGCCCGCTTCCCTCACCCGATCGTGACGCCGCTGCGACCGGCAGCCGCATTCTATGCGGCCGAGGAGTACCACCAGGACTACTATGTGAAGAACCCCGTCCGCTACAAGTTCTACCGCTATACCTGCGGACGCGACAGGCAACTCGAAAAGGTGTGGGGCCGCAGCGAGCCGCAATGA
- the msrA gene encoding peptide-methionine (S)-S-oxide reductase MsrA, protein MFGWQKKAMPRPEDALPGRAEAMPVPERHHVSGNRIVPPFPDGTALALFGMGCFWGAEKAFWGLPGVYSTAVGYAGGYTPNPTYREVCTGRTGHNEVVRVVFDPERVSYEELLKVFWESHDPTQGMRQGNDVGTQYRSGIYVYDAEQKRAALESKERYERELMRAGYGSTTTEIVDAPEFYYAEDYHQQYLAKNPAGYCGLGGTGVSCPAGLAVERR, encoded by the coding sequence ATGTTCGGATGGCAGAAGAAAGCGATGCCGCGCCCGGAAGACGCGCTCCCCGGCCGCGCCGAAGCGATGCCCGTTCCCGAACGGCACCACGTCAGCGGCAACCGCATCGTCCCGCCGTTTCCCGACGGCACGGCGCTCGCGCTGTTCGGCATGGGGTGCTTCTGGGGCGCCGAAAAGGCGTTCTGGGGGCTTCCGGGCGTGTACAGCACGGCGGTCGGCTACGCGGGCGGCTACACCCCCAACCCGACCTATCGGGAGGTGTGTACGGGGCGCACCGGGCACAACGAGGTCGTCCGCGTCGTCTTCGACCCGGAGCGCGTGAGCTACGAGGAACTGCTCAAGGTCTTCTGGGAGTCGCACGACCCGACTCAGGGCATGCGCCAGGGCAACGATGTCGGCACGCAGTACCGTTCCGGCATCTACGTCTACGACGCGGAGCAGAAGCGCGCCGCGCTCGAATCGAAGGAACGCTATGAGCGGGAGCTGATGCGGGCCGGATACGGATCGACCACGACCGAGATCGTGGACGCACCCGAGTTCTACTACGCCGAGGACTACCACCAGCAGTACCTCGCGAAGAACCCGGCCGGCTACTGCGGCCTCGGAGGGACCGGCGTGAGCTGTCCGGCCGGCCTGGCGGTCGAGCGTCGCTAG
- a CDS encoding universal stress protein, whose product MYRRILVPVDGSEPSNAAIRHAVGLAGTQGAQVQFVYVVDTVTFARQMRTARMNVEPMYEAARQHGREILAAAEGSAREAGVSTESKLIELRRESDRVADGIVAQAEAWPADLVVIGSHGRRGLDRFVLGSVAESVMRRAATPVLLLRAG is encoded by the coding sequence GTGTACCGCCGCATCCTCGTCCCGGTCGACGGCAGCGAACCGTCGAACGCGGCGATCCGGCACGCCGTCGGCCTCGCCGGCACCCAGGGCGCGCAGGTTCAGTTCGTCTACGTCGTCGATACCGTGACCTTCGCGCGCCAGATGCGGACCGCGCGCATGAACGTGGAGCCGATGTACGAGGCGGCCCGTCAGCACGGACGGGAGATCCTCGCCGCGGCGGAAGGCAGCGCGCGCGAGGCCGGCGTGTCGACCGAGTCGAAGCTGATCGAGTTGCGGCGGGAGAGCGATCGCGTGGCGGACGGGATCGTGGCGCAGGCGGAAGCCTGGCCGGCGGACCTGGTCGTGATCGGAAGCCACGGGCGTCGCGGCCTGGATCGCTTCGTCCTCGGGAGCGTCGCCGAATCCGTGATGCGCCGGGCGGCAACGCCCGTGCTGCTGCTCCGGGCCGGCTAG
- a CDS encoding response regulator, with product MNAENSQSPNSAPQDDGRPWILVVDDSRVVRKSIIHVLGGQYHVLEAGDGQAGWRMLRQNSRIEVVISDIQMPEMDGYSLICKVRGVEDPGLREVPIIVITSAEDEITRERAYACGANDFILKPFNADQLSACVRAQLSEARREALPITTQSPGAPVEKPATNVVPIMVADTTAGTVESALEQIDAGLDILRGLKTATIAPHALALVLRFLPLLKYCNAKFGLGMDREIAVFQQRIAAAHAAQRQAKSAG from the coding sequence ATGAACGCCGAAAACAGCCAATCGCCCAACTCCGCTCCCCAGGACGACGGCCGGCCCTGGATACTCGTGGTCGACGACTCGCGGGTGGTGCGCAAGAGCATCATTCACGTCCTGGGCGGGCAATACCATGTGCTGGAGGCCGGCGACGGCCAGGCCGGCTGGCGCATGCTCCGCCAGAACAGCCGCATCGAGGTCGTCATCAGCGACATCCAGATGCCGGAAATGGACGGCTACAGCCTGATCTGCAAGGTGAGGGGGGTCGAGGACCCCGGCCTGCGGGAGGTGCCGATCATCGTCATCACGAGCGCCGAGGACGAGATCACCCGGGAACGCGCGTACGCGTGCGGCGCCAACGATTTCATCCTGAAGCCCTTCAATGCCGACCAGCTGAGCGCATGCGTGCGCGCTCAGCTGAGCGAGGCCCGGCGGGAGGCGCTGCCGATCACGACGCAGAGCCCCGGCGCGCCCGTCGAGAAACCCGCGACGAACGTCGTGCCGATCATGGTCGCGGACACGACGGCGGGTACCGTCGAGAGCGCCCTCGAGCAGATCGATGCGGGGCTCGACATTCTGCGGGGGCTCAAGACCGCCACGATCGCCCCCCACGCGCTCGCCCTGGTGCTGCGCTTCCTGCCGCTGCTCAAGTACTGTAACGCGAAGTTCGGGCTCGGCATGGACCGGGAGATCGCGGTGTTCCAGCAGCGCATCGCGGCGGCGCACGCCGCCCAGCGCCAGGCGAAGAGCGCGGGCTAG
- a CDS encoding putative bifunctional diguanylate cyclase/phosphodiesterase — MVRLSRAYSFASFVGIAIVAIALSWFYRNLAVEALVQYQTLSNVELTRTVANTLWPRYADFIANAGRIPVEHLATQPEIARLASELEQKLYEVNVTKVKIYNMYGLTVFSTDARQIGENKQDNPGFRKARNGETASDLVFRDHYSPSEDEVERRNLLSSYVPIRPTDDGPVEGVFEVYVDVTALLDDIARTERTVLAGVVGVLLVLYLFLYAIVRRADRLLEQHEDEERKAQQERIRHLAYHDALTGLPNRALFKDRLQHAVDLAQREGAMIGVMFIDLDRFKVINDSLGHERGDRVLVEAAARIRGAMRTSDTACRIGGDEFVVILERLASADEAARVAGRLLEEFARPMDVGARELVVSPSIGIAVYPGPTREVDRLLKDADAAMHGAKEMGRNRYLFYTEELNARVQETLEYELGLRQALARDEFTLHYQPRVDVQSGRVVSVEALLRWRHPARGIVLPDHFIRLLEDTGMITPVGEWVVRQACRQCREWHLAGHDGVRVAVNISLLQFRSNSLVYAVRRALTEAGLAPQFLELELTETVLADDMGQVLAQLRELRGAGVQISIDDFGTGYSALSYLTQFPVDYLKIDRSFIQGVGLREDHAAITRAIAAMARSLHLGVIGEGVETSEQMRFLQGIGCNVMQGDLFSPPVAAEHSADMLAIDMLAAADTRTPRGRRRRAEA, encoded by the coding sequence ATGGTCCGCCTCAGCCGCGCGTACTCGTTCGCCAGCTTCGTCGGGATCGCCATCGTCGCGATCGCCCTCAGCTGGTTCTACCGCAACCTCGCGGTCGAGGCGCTCGTGCAGTACCAGACGCTCTCGAACGTCGAGCTCACCCGCACGGTCGCGAACACCCTCTGGCCGCGCTACGCGGATTTCATCGCGAACGCCGGCCGGATCCCGGTCGAGCACCTCGCGACCCAGCCCGAGATCGCGCGCCTGGCCTCCGAGCTCGAGCAGAAGCTCTACGAGGTCAATGTCACGAAGGTGAAGATCTACAACATGTACGGTCTCACCGTCTTCTCGACGGACGCGCGGCAGATCGGCGAGAACAAGCAGGACAACCCGGGCTTCCGCAAGGCGCGCAACGGCGAGACCGCGAGCGACCTCGTGTTCCGCGACCACTACTCGCCGTCCGAGGACGAAGTGGAGCGGCGCAACCTGCTTTCGTCCTACGTCCCCATACGGCCGACCGACGATGGCCCGGTGGAAGGCGTGTTCGAGGTCTACGTGGACGTCACCGCGCTCCTCGACGACATCGCGCGCACCGAGCGCACCGTCCTGGCCGGCGTGGTCGGGGTGCTGCTCGTGCTCTACCTCTTTCTCTACGCCATCGTCCGGCGCGCGGATCGCCTCCTCGAGCAGCACGAGGACGAGGAGCGCAAGGCACAGCAGGAGCGCATCCGGCATCTCGCGTACCACGACGCGCTCACCGGTCTGCCGAACCGCGCGCTCTTCAAGGACCGCCTTCAGCACGCGGTCGATCTCGCCCAGCGGGAAGGCGCCATGATCGGCGTGATGTTCATCGATCTCGACCGCTTCAAGGTGATCAACGACAGCCTCGGGCACGAGCGCGGGGACCGGGTGCTGGTCGAGGCCGCTGCGCGGATTCGCGGCGCCATGCGCACGTCGGACACGGCCTGCCGCATCGGCGGAGACGAGTTCGTGGTGATCCTCGAGCGGCTCGCGTCGGCCGACGAAGCGGCGCGCGTCGCCGGCCGGCTGCTCGAGGAGTTCGCCCGGCCCATGGACGTCGGCGCGCGGGAGCTCGTCGTCTCCCCGAGCATCGGCATCGCGGTCTACCCGGGACCGACCCGCGAGGTGGACCGCCTGCTGAAGGACGCGGACGCCGCGATGCACGGGGCGAAGGAGATGGGCCGCAACCGGTATCTCTTCTATACCGAGGAGCTGAACGCGCGCGTGCAGGAGACGCTCGAGTACGAGCTCGGCCTGCGGCAGGCGCTCGCACGGGACGAGTTCACGCTTCACTACCAGCCGCGCGTGGACGTTCAGAGCGGACGCGTGGTGAGCGTCGAGGCGCTGCTGCGCTGGCGCCATCCGGCGCGCGGCATCGTGCTGCCGGACCACTTCATCCGCCTGCTCGAGGACACGGGCATGATCACGCCGGTCGGCGAGTGGGTCGTGCGCCAGGCGTGCCGGCAGTGCCGCGAATGGCATCTCGCCGGCCACGACGGGGTGCGCGTCGCGGTCAACATCTCGCTGCTGCAGTTCCGGTCCAACTCGCTCGTGTACGCGGTGCGGCGCGCGCTGACGGAGGCGGGTCTCGCGCCGCAGTTCCTGGAGCTCGAGCTGACCGAAACCGTGCTCGCGGACGACATGGGCCAGGTGCTCGCGCAGCTCCGCGAGCTGCGCGGAGCGGGGGTGCAGATCTCGATCGACGACTTCGGCACCGGTTATTCGGCGCTGAGCTACCTGACGCAGTTTCCGGTGGACTACCTCAAGATCGACCGCTCCTTCATCCAGGGTGTCGGTCTCAGGGAGGACCATGCGGCGATCACGCGGGCGATCGCGGCGATGGCGCGCAGCCTCCATCTCGGGGTGATCGGCGAAGGCGTGGAGACATCCGAGCAGATGCGCTTCCTTCAGGGTATCGGCTGCAACGTGATGCAGGGCGACCTCTTCAGCCCGCCGGTCGCGGCCGAGCACAGCGCCGACATGCTCGCCATCGACATGCTCGCGGCCGCGGACACGCGGACGCCGCGCGGACGCCGTCGACGAGCCGAAGCGTAA
- a CDS encoding histidine phosphatase family protein gives MKLYLLRHGQTNYNVLGLCNDSPTPEVRLTPLGLEQAAAAANRLRDVRLDRILTSELPRTRETADVVNRDHGVPVAAHRDLNDWRTGLDGRPVADLYAAIARDPLHTRLDGGETLAEHRARVFRFFGWLGTQRDERVLIVGHEETLRAAAAYFRHLTDEAMLALRFENGELLEFDLPPR, from the coding sequence TTGAAGCTTTACTTGTTGCGTCACGGCCAGACCAATTACAACGTTCTTGGTCTGTGCAACGACTCACCGACGCCCGAGGTGCGGCTGACGCCGCTCGGTCTCGAACAGGCGGCTGCGGCGGCGAACCGGCTGCGGGACGTCAGGCTGGACCGTATCCTGACCTCGGAGCTGCCGCGCACGCGCGAGACCGCGGACGTCGTCAACCGCGATCACGGTGTCCCGGTCGCCGCGCATCGGGACCTCAACGACTGGCGGACGGGGCTCGACGGTCGCCCGGTCGCCGACCTGTATGCGGCCATCGCGCGCGATCCCCTCCATACGCGCCTCGACGGCGGCGAGACGCTCGCCGAGCATCGGGCGCGTGTCTTTCGTTTCTTCGGCTGGCTGGGGACCCAGCGGGACGAACGGGTGCTGATCGTCGGACACGAGGAGACGCTGCGCGCCGCAGCGGCCTACTTCCGCCATCTGACCGACGAGGCGATGCTCGCGCTCCGTTTCGAGAACGGCGAGCTGCTCGAGTTCGATCTGCCGCCCCGCTGA
- a CDS encoding SpoVR family protein, with protein MSRTWTLKDLEYWDERIREKAEEYGLSCFPQEFDVCDQEHMLGYMAYHGMPAQYPHWSFGKAYEKLKTLYDYGVSGLPYEMVINANPSLAYLMRDNSLCLQVLTIAHVYGHNDFFRNNFMFRDTRPELTISLFKLHADRIRHYLEDPSIGQQKVEETLDAAHALSMQTRRDTAIRKLTLDEQRDRALADAVPPHDPYEAIHKRPEYKEPNLNRVPIDPEEDLLLFIAEHNPYLTEWQRDLLRIVHAQTQYFLPQIETKIMNEGWASYWHHRIMNSIDLPEDLYLEFLVHHNQVVRPHKGSVNPYHLGFKVWHDIERRYSAPTDEEVRRHGPPEKGAREKLFEVRETDRDISFLRRFLTRELMEELHMFEYKRERDKLVVSQVADEEHWMTIKQTLLRNVGMGTVPVIRIVDADYRHNRALLLRHEHDGRDLEMEYVEKTMGYLYQLWGRPVLLETRLKDASVTFSRTESGFERIKN; from the coding sequence ATGAGCCGCACCTGGACGCTGAAGGATCTCGAGTACTGGGACGAGCGCATCCGCGAGAAGGCGGAGGAGTACGGTCTCTCCTGCTTTCCGCAGGAGTTCGACGTGTGCGACCAGGAGCACATGCTCGGTTACATGGCCTACCACGGGATGCCGGCGCAGTATCCGCACTGGTCCTTCGGCAAGGCCTACGAGAAGCTCAAGACGCTGTACGACTACGGCGTCTCGGGCCTGCCCTACGAGATGGTGATCAACGCGAACCCGTCGCTCGCCTACCTGATGCGCGACAACTCGCTCTGCCTGCAGGTCCTCACCATCGCGCACGTCTACGGGCACAACGACTTCTTCCGGAACAACTTCATGTTCCGCGACACGCGCCCGGAGCTCACGATCAGCCTGTTCAAGCTGCACGCCGACCGCATCCGGCACTATCTCGAGGATCCTTCCATCGGCCAGCAGAAGGTGGAGGAGACGCTCGACGCCGCGCACGCGCTCTCGATGCAGACGCGGCGCGACACGGCGATCCGCAAGCTCACCCTGGACGAGCAGCGCGACCGGGCGCTCGCCGACGCCGTGCCGCCGCACGATCCCTACGAGGCGATCCACAAGCGGCCGGAGTACAAGGAGCCGAACCTCAACCGCGTACCCATCGATCCGGAAGAGGATCTGCTCCTGTTCATCGCCGAGCACAACCCGTACCTGACCGAATGGCAGCGCGACCTGCTTCGGATCGTCCACGCGCAGACCCAGTACTTCCTGCCCCAGATCGAGACCAAGATCATGAACGAGGGCTGGGCGAGCTACTGGCACCACCGGATCATGAACTCGATCGACCTGCCCGAGGACCTCTATCTCGAGTTCCTGGTGCACCACAACCAGGTGGTCCGCCCGCACAAGGGGTCCGTGAACCCGTATCACCTCGGTTTCAAGGTCTGGCACGACATCGAGCGCCGTTATTCGGCCCCGACCGACGAGGAGGTCCGCCGGCACGGCCCTCCGGAAAAGGGCGCGCGCGAAAAGCTCTTCGAGGTGCGGGAAACCGACCGCGACATTTCGTTCCTGCGCCGATTCCTGACGCGGGAGCTCATGGAAGAGCTCCATATGTTCGAGTACAAGCGCGAGCGCGACAAGCTCGTCGTCTCGCAGGTCGCGGACGAGGAGCACTGGATGACGATCAAGCAGACGTTGCTCCGCAACGTGGGGATGGGCACCGTGCCCGTGATTCGCATCGTCGACGCCGACTACCGCCACAACCGGGCCCTGCTCCTCCGCCACGAGCACGACGGGCGTGACCTCGAAATGGAGTACGTCGAGAAGACGATGGGTTACCTGTACCAGCTCTGGGGCCGGCCGGTGCTGCTCGAAACCCGCCTCAAGGACGCGTCGGTCACGTTCTCCCGCACCGAGTCCGGCTTCGAGCGAATCAAGAACTGA
- the yhbH gene encoding sporulation protein YhbH, which translates to MQKAVFRPHVEADTLRSDRSARDRSRHRQKVREAIRENIADIIAEESIIGQSREKIVKIPLRGVREYRFVYGDNAPGVGTGTGDTQPGQVIGDAEEEGQGVGPAGHQPGVDYYETDIALEELIDIMFEDLDLPNMERKNLREIEVEATRKRKGFRKVGVRTHLDKRRTAIARIRRAVASRGGRTAALEDTRFPFHRDDLKYRRLVRDVRPQSNAVVLCIMDTSGSMDTMKKYLARSFFFLLYRFVKTRYNHVEVVFIAHDAQAREVSEEEFFSKGESGGTMISSGYNKALEVIRDRYHPEHWNIYAFHCSDGDNWMEDNSTAIKAARELCAVCNLFGYGEIKPLNSGSYGNSLLDVFDQIRAPNFHSLVIESKEHIWPSFKEFLSRERETEPAEQPT; encoded by the coding sequence ATGCAAAAAGCCGTCTTTCGCCCCCACGTCGAGGCCGACACGCTGCGGTCCGATCGCAGCGCGCGGGACCGGTCGCGGCATCGCCAGAAGGTGCGCGAGGCGATCCGCGAGAACATCGCCGATATCATCGCGGAGGAGTCCATCATCGGGCAGAGCCGGGAGAAGATCGTCAAGATCCCGCTGCGCGGCGTGCGCGAGTACCGCTTCGTCTACGGCGACAACGCGCCGGGAGTGGGCACCGGCACCGGCGACACGCAGCCGGGCCAGGTGATCGGCGATGCGGAGGAGGAAGGCCAGGGCGTCGGTCCGGCCGGACACCAGCCGGGCGTCGACTACTACGAGACCGACATCGCCCTCGAGGAACTGATCGACATCATGTTCGAGGACCTCGACCTCCCGAACATGGAGCGCAAGAACCTTCGCGAGATCGAGGTCGAGGCCACACGCAAGCGCAAGGGTTTCCGCAAGGTCGGCGTGCGCACGCACCTCGACAAGCGGCGCACGGCGATTGCCCGGATCCGGCGGGCGGTCGCGTCGCGCGGCGGCCGCACCGCGGCTCTCGAGGATACGCGCTTCCCGTTCCATCGCGACGACCTGAAATACCGGCGCCTGGTCCGCGACGTGCGCCCGCAGTCGAACGCCGTCGTGCTGTGCATCATGGACACCTCCGGCTCGATGGACACGATGAAGAAGTACCTGGCGCGCAGCTTCTTCTTCCTGCTCTACCGGTTCGTCAAGACCCGCTACAACCACGTCGAAGTGGTCTTCATCGCGCATGACGCGCAGGCGCGCGAGGTGAGCGAGGAGGAGTTCTTCAGCAAGGGCGAGTCGGGCGGTACCATGATCTCCTCGGGCTACAACAAGGCGCTGGAGGTCATCCGGGACCGCTACCATCCCGAGCACTGGAACATCTACGCCTTCCACTGCTCGGACGGCGACAACTGGATGGAGGACAACAGCACGGCGATCAAGGCGGCCCGCGAGCTGTGCGCCGTGTGCAACCTCTTCGGCTACGGCGAGATCAAGCCGCTGAACTCGGGCTCCTACGGCAACTCGCTGCTCGACGTGTTCGACCAGATCCGCGCGCCGAACTTCCACAGCCTGGTGATCGAGAGCAAGGAGCACATCTGGCCGAGCTTCAAGGAGTTTCTCTCGCGCGAGCGCGAGACGGAGCCGGCCGAGCAGCCGACATGA
- a CDS encoding serine protein kinase has protein sequence MPQPTSAFSDLIEKDRANRQSLEWRGTFLEYLDKVKADPSLAKLAHARVYEAILAKGVREVTESDDPKLKRLFGDEPIKIYPFFNEEFFGIERTVAQLVRYFHSASLHGEESRQVLYLMGPVGAGKSSLIERLKRGLEEGSPVLAIEGCPMAEEPLHLIPKHLRPEFEKTLNVHIEGELCPVCRYRLKEEFQGRYEDVPITTVPFSRHERRGVGVVPPVDPNNQDTSVLIGSVDISKLDTFSEGDPRALDLNGAFNVGNRGMTEFIEVFKNEPEYLHTMITATQEKFIPAPGRHGTVYVDTSIVAHSNEAEWQRFRGDPTNEAILDRIVMVKVPYNLRLTEEMKIYQKLLDQSEFRAHIAPHTLEIAAMFAILSRLEPTNKCDLMTKLRLYNSEEVVEKGKTVRANVRELQDDARREGMFGISPRFIMKAIDNALTENPQGITPISVRESLIRMLKAADIADDTKKHYLEILQDTLHKVYLEMLEKEITKAFVYSFEEQAETLFQNYLDHAEAYVNKTRVKDRNTGEELQPDEGFLKSVEEQIAVVGSSAQGFRQEVMAYLWAKSRRGERVSYKSYEPLKEAIERKLMSSVREMSRIITKARTRDEEQIKKYNDLVHGLLERGYNEYSAEVVLKYAANNLWKD, from the coding sequence ATGCCTCAACCGACGTCCGCGTTTTCCGACCTGATCGAGAAGGACCGCGCCAACCGCCAGAGCCTCGAATGGCGCGGCACGTTTCTCGAGTATCTCGACAAGGTCAAAGCAGATCCCTCCCTCGCGAAGCTGGCCCACGCCCGTGTCTACGAGGCGATCCTCGCCAAGGGCGTTCGCGAAGTGACCGAATCCGACGACCCGAAGCTGAAGCGCCTCTTCGGGGACGAGCCCATCAAGATCTATCCCTTCTTCAACGAAGAGTTCTTCGGCATCGAGCGCACGGTCGCGCAGCTCGTGCGGTACTTCCACTCGGCGTCGCTCCACGGCGAAGAGTCGCGCCAGGTGCTTTATCTCATGGGCCCCGTCGGCGCGGGCAAGAGCTCGCTCATCGAGCGACTCAAGCGCGGGCTCGAAGAGGGTTCACCCGTCCTCGCCATCGAGGGCTGCCCGATGGCCGAGGAACCGCTGCACCTGATCCCCAAGCACCTGCGGCCCGAGTTCGAGAAGACGCTCAACGTGCACATCGAAGGCGAGCTCTGCCCGGTGTGCCGCTATCGGCTGAAGGAGGAGTTCCAGGGGCGCTACGAGGACGTGCCGATCACGACCGTCCCCTTCTCGCGGCACGAGCGCCGCGGCGTGGGCGTCGTCCCTCCCGTCGACCCGAACAACCAGGACACGTCGGTCCTGATCGGCTCGGTCGACATCTCGAAGCTGGACACCTTCTCGGAAGGCGATCCGCGCGCGCTCGACCTGAACGGCGCGTTCAACGTCGGCAACCGGGGCATGACCGAGTTCATCGAGGTCTTCAAGAACGAGCCCGAGTACCTGCACACGATGATCACGGCCACGCAGGAGAAGTTCATCCCCGCGCCCGGCCGGCACGGCACGGTCTACGTCGACACCAGCATCGTGGCCCACTCGAACGAGGCCGAGTGGCAGCGTTTCCGCGGCGACCCCACCAACGAGGCCATCCTCGACCGCATCGTCATGGTCAAGGTGCCGTATAACCTGCGGCTCACCGAGGAGATGAAGATCTACCAGAAGCTCCTCGACCAGTCCGAGTTTCGCGCGCACATCGCGCCCCACACGCTCGAGATCGCGGCGATGTTCGCGATCCTGAGCCGGCTCGAGCCCACGAACAAGTGCGACCTCATGACCAAGCTGCGGCTGTACAACAGCGAAGAGGTCGTCGAGAAGGGCAAGACGGTGCGCGCCAACGTGCGCGAGCTCCAGGACGACGCGCGCCGCGAAGGCATGTTCGGCATCAGCCCGCGTTTCATCATGAAGGCGATCGACAACGCGCTCACCGAGAACCCGCAGGGCATCACGCCGATCAGCGTGCGCGAGTCGCTGATCCGCATGCTCAAGGCCGCGGACATCGCGGACGACACCAAGAAGCACTACCTCGAGATCCTGCAGGACACGCTGCACAAGGTCTACCTCGAGATGCTGGAAAAGGAGATCACGAAGGCGTTCGTGTACTCCTTCGAGGAGCAAGCGGAAACGCTGTTCCAGAACTACCTCGACCACGCCGAGGCCTACGTCAACAAGACACGGGTCAAGGACCGCAACACCGGCGAGGAGCTGCAGCCGGACGAAGGTTTCCTGAAATCGGTCGAGGAGCAGATCGCCGTGGTCGGCTCCTCCGCGCAGGGTTTCCGCCAGGAGGTCATGGCATATTTGTGGGCCAAGAGCCGCCGCGGCGAGCGGGTGAGCTACAAGTCGTACGAGCCGCTCAAGGAGGCGATCGAGCGCAAGCTGATGAGCTCCGTGCGCGAGATGAGCCGCATCATCACCAAGGCGCGCACGCGCGACGAGGAGCAGATCAAGAAGTACAACGACCTGGTCCATGGGCTGCTCGAGCGCGGCTACAACGAGTACTCCGCGGAGGTCGTCCTGAAGTACGCCGCCAACAACCTCTGGAAGGATTGA